One window of the Caminibacter pacificus genome contains the following:
- a CDS encoding DUF3488 and transglutaminase-like domain-containing protein has translation MRFLKNLRYIDILLFVSFLPLFFALPLFMKAFVVLGIYLAYKKKTLLIAILGFAAIFFSFNIFELKNFDVYVRFLVSLLIWAVLMQRTKEENFYLKISPYLFFGFSIVIFQNIYMLIYVIFEIFVFLYFAVKEHSKEPLKTSLKIFIFSLPVVVILFLFFPRVSQKHFLFGFTSNTAISGFSNVINTNTKSIKLLNLPVLELKLPKSYGKLYLRGAVFYKQINGIWVKGFSKDKLISFTKPVTYTLKEYPTLNRVIFGVDLPIQSNYGYRDGNFIFYSKKTIKRPLFVKMTSVLNYELKPLFLPKGALEYDKNYNKNAQKLLKPLLKEKNINERLKKLIEIFKAQKVIYTQNPGKIDGKNIVDELFSKKKGFCIHFASAFAIAAKIVKIPSRVVSGYMVSNNKNGYCKVYEKNAHAWVEVLINDRWKRIDPTDFAYKVTKEVRNEYKIDKFDFYMSYVRFLVEEWVLRYNTLKQKKFFKFLKAHFFEFLALFSFFVVLIFVFAKRIDTKKELLQELYKKLGAKPQNQSVYKFLKQFNDPKLDEINELYNKITFYKSTKSDIKKLKRLIKEYRRN, from the coding sequence TTATATTGATATTTTACTTTTCGTATCGTTTTTGCCGCTTTTTTTCGCACTTCCTCTATTTATGAAAGCCTTTGTGGTTTTGGGAATTTATTTGGCATACAAAAAAAAGACGCTTTTAATTGCAATATTAGGATTTGCGGCTATATTTTTTAGTTTTAATATTTTCGAGCTTAAAAACTTCGACGTTTACGTTAGGTTTTTGGTGTCGCTTTTGATTTGGGCCGTATTGATGCAGCGAACGAAAGAGGAAAATTTCTATCTTAAAATTTCACCTTATCTCTTTTTCGGTTTTTCTATCGTTATTTTCCAAAATATTTATATGCTGATTTATGTTATTTTCGAAATATTCGTCTTTTTATATTTTGCCGTAAAAGAACATTCAAAAGAACCTCTTAAAACTTCTTTAAAAATTTTTATTTTTTCTTTGCCGGTAGTTGTGATTTTGTTTTTGTTTTTTCCAAGAGTATCACAAAAGCATTTTTTATTCGGATTTACCTCAAATACGGCAATTTCGGGCTTTAGTAACGTAATAAATACGAATACGAAATCGATAAAACTCCTTAATTTACCGGTACTTGAGTTAAAACTCCCGAAAAGTTACGGAAAACTCTATTTAAGAGGAGCAGTTTTTTATAAGCAGATAAACGGAATTTGGGTGAAAGGTTTTTCAAAAGATAAACTTATAAGTTTCACTAAGCCCGTAACCTATACGCTAAAAGAGTACCCGACTTTGAATAGAGTAATTTTCGGAGTCGATTTACCGATTCAAAGCAATTACGGATATAGAGACGGGAATTTTATTTTTTATTCCAAAAAAACGATAAAAAGACCTCTTTTTGTAAAAATGACAAGTGTGTTGAATTATGAATTAAAACCGCTTTTTTTGCCAAAAGGCGCTTTAGAATACGACAAAAACTACAACAAAAACGCTCAAAAACTCCTAAAGCCTCTTTTAAAAGAGAAAAATATAAACGAACGATTAAAAAAACTTATAGAAATTTTTAAAGCCCAAAAAGTTATTTATACGCAAAATCCGGGCAAAATAGACGGAAAAAATATCGTTGACGAGCTTTTTAGTAAGAAAAAAGGTTTTTGTATTCATTTTGCGTCCGCTTTTGCCATTGCGGCGAAAATAGTAAAAATTCCAAGCAGGGTCGTTAGCGGATATATGGTGAGTAATAATAAAAACGGATACTGTAAAGTCTACGAAAAAAACGCTCACGCATGGGTCGAAGTGCTTATAAATGACAGGTGGAAAAGAATAGACCCTACTGATTTTGCATATAAAGTGACAAAAGAAGTAAGAAACGAATATAAAATCGATAAATTTGACTTTTATATGTCATATGTAAGATTTTTGGTTGAAGAGTGGGTTTTAAGGTATAATACGTTAAAACAAAAGAAATTTTTCAAATTTTTAAAAGCTCATTTTTTTGAATTTTTAGCACTTTTTTCTTTTTTCGTTGTGTTGATTTTCGTTTTTGCAAAGAGAATAGATACGAAAAAAGAGTTACTCCAAGAGCTGTATAAAAAGCTTGGCGCAAAACCGCAAAACCAAAGCGTTTATAAGTTTCTAAAACAATTTAACGACCCGAAACTCGATGAAATAAACGAGCTTTATAACAAAATCACGTTTTACAAATCGACCAAATCCGATATCAAAAAATTAAAACGTCTTATTAAAGAGTATAGGAGAAATTAA